The following coding sequences lie in one Pontibacter sp. G13 genomic window:
- a CDS encoding aminopeptidase P family protein: MTRTDLLQELRASMAEHGLAAYLIPNTDPHQSEYIADHWRLMPWLSGFDGSAGTMIITPDFAGVWTDSRYFIQAERQLRGSGFKLMKLNVPHTPEYIGWLVEHLPPGGTVGVDGQLISQSKATDLQKALITGGCSLSDVGDLVGPIWKDRPEIPSKPIQKHALEYSGLSRVNKLEQLRMSMAKHGADFHVLSSLDDIAWLLNIRGADVDYNPVAISHALVGDCDTKLFVDPTKMPESLIKRLHEQSIWVQPYEDFFHALGQIPSEKSVYIDPKRVSVATFKALPEGVRVIMGQNLTIPLKAIKNQVEIDHARRTAVKDGVAMVRLLKWLEEAVPQGGVTELTVDEKLQEFRAEQPDFVGPSFGTIAGYLDHGAIVHYSATPELAHELKPEGMFLLDSGGQYLDGTTDITRTISLGNPTQAEKEDFTLVLKGYIGLDSAIFPAGTKGYQLDILARQHLWSRGRNYGHGTGHGVGFYLNVHEGPQNFSPAANQTAFEVGMITSNEPGLYRNGKYGIRTENLMLCVEHSDTEFGKFLAFETLTLCPIDLNLVNLSLMNEQEIDWLNSYHDEVRTALSLMLNDEEKTWLEEKTRPIERVTR, from the coding sequence ATGACGCGAACAGATTTGCTTCAAGAGCTACGCGCTAGCATGGCGGAACATGGATTGGCCGCCTATCTGATTCCCAATACAGACCCTCATCAAAGTGAGTATATTGCTGACCACTGGCGGTTAATGCCTTGGTTGTCTGGATTTGACGGTTCTGCTGGAACGATGATCATCACCCCAGACTTTGCGGGGGTTTGGACCGATTCTCGATATTTCATCCAAGCAGAGCGGCAGCTGAGAGGCTCCGGCTTCAAATTGATGAAACTCAACGTGCCTCACACACCTGAATATATCGGATGGCTTGTGGAGCATTTGCCACCGGGCGGAACCGTCGGAGTGGATGGACAATTGATCAGTCAATCCAAAGCCACCGATCTCCAAAAAGCCCTGATCACAGGAGGCTGTAGTCTCTCAGATGTAGGAGACTTGGTGGGCCCTATCTGGAAAGATCGTCCTGAGATCCCCAGCAAGCCTATCCAGAAACACGCCCTCGAATATTCCGGCCTGAGCCGCGTCAACAAACTGGAACAACTCCGGATGTCCATGGCCAAACATGGTGCGGATTTCCATGTGCTGAGTTCCTTGGACGATATCGCATGGCTGCTCAACATTCGGGGGGCAGATGTGGATTACAACCCCGTGGCTATTTCCCATGCGCTGGTGGGAGATTGCGACACCAAGCTATTTGTGGACCCCACCAAAATGCCCGAAAGCCTCATCAAAAGACTGCACGAACAGTCGATCTGGGTGCAGCCCTACGAGGATTTCTTTCACGCATTGGGTCAGATTCCCTCCGAAAAAAGCGTCTACATCGATCCCAAGCGAGTATCTGTGGCGACTTTTAAGGCACTCCCGGAAGGGGTTCGGGTGATTATGGGCCAGAATCTCACCATTCCCCTCAAAGCCATCAAAAATCAGGTGGAGATCGATCACGCTCGTCGTACTGCTGTGAAGGACGGCGTGGCAATGGTCAGACTCTTGAAATGGCTGGAGGAGGCTGTTCCGCAAGGTGGGGTAACAGAATTGACAGTCGATGAAAAATTGCAGGAATTTCGGGCTGAACAACCTGATTTTGTTGGGCCGAGCTTTGGTACAATTGCTGGGTACCTCGATCATGGAGCGATTGTTCACTATTCTGCCACGCCAGAACTCGCCCATGAGCTGAAACCTGAAGGCATGTTTCTTCTCGACTCCGGCGGACAATATCTGGACGGGACGACAGACATCACCCGTACGATCAGTTTGGGCAATCCCACCCAGGCAGAGAAGGAAGATTTTACGCTGGTGTTGAAGGGGTACATCGGACTCGACAGTGCGATCTTCCCTGCTGGAACCAAAGGCTATCAGCTCGATATTTTGGCTCGCCAGCATTTGTGGAGCCGTGGCCGTAATTACGGACATGGTACTGGACACGGGGTAGGATTCTATCTCAATGTTCACGAAGGACCTCAAAATTTCAGTCCTGCTGCGAATCAGACAGCATTTGAGGTAGGGATGATCACTTCGAATGAACCGGGACTCTATCGCAACGGCAAATACGGAATCAGAACCGAAAACCTCATGCTATGCGTCGAACATAGCGATACGGAATTTGGCAAGTTTCTGGCATTTGAAACATTGACGCTTTGTCCGATAGATCTGAATCTTGTCAATCTATCATTGATGAATGAGCAGGAGATCGACTGGCTGAATAGCTATCACGACGAGGTGCGTACTGCGCTATCTTTGATGCTGAATGACGAGGAAAAAACTTGGCTCGAAGAGAAGACGCGACCCATCGAGCGCGTGACCCGATAA